In Mercenaria mercenaria strain notata chromosome 15, MADL_Memer_1, whole genome shotgun sequence, a single genomic region encodes these proteins:
- the LOC123548644 gene encoding probable RNA-binding protein 18: MAEGDANKFVRPKLQHESSASDVIPIPDDPVDCSEENDRRLWIGNLDTRVTEFALLKILQKFGSLQRFDFLYHKTGPDQGKPRGYCFVSYSCREEAEKAMKCLDKKLALSKRMVVRWAQKEEDRDQERPGEKGRQSELSTNNLSSESKIRAIEMKLKNMERCEPDFNFSSKPAALPGTSKYSSAHKNQQGTSQKMSGSSSSHRVNSKQVSGSSHRDNSKPYFRKDGRR; this comes from the exons AGTAGTGCCAGTGATGTGATTCCCATACCAGATGACCCTGTTGATTGTTCAGAAGAGAATGACAGACGTCTTTGGATTGGAAACCTGGACACTCGGGTCACAGA GTTTGCCTTGTTGAAGATTCTACAAAAATTTGGCAGCTTACAGAGATTTGATTTTCTCTACCACAAGACAGGGCCAGACCAAGGGAAACCTCGAGGCTACTGTTTTGTTTCATACTCCTGCAGAGAG GAAGCTGAAAAAGCAATGAAATGTTTGGACAAGAAACTCGCCCTGTCAAAACGGATGGTTGTCAGATGGGCACAAAAAGAAGAG gACAGAGATCAAGAGAGGCCTGGTGAGAAAGGGAGACAGTCAGAATTATCTACAAACAATCTGAG TTCAGAATCTAAAATTCGAGCCATTGAGATGAAACTGAAGAACATGGAGCGATGTGAGCCAGATTTCAACTTTAGTTCAAAACCAGCTGCATTGCCAGGTACCAGTAAATACAGCAGTGCACATAAAAATCAGCAGGGGACCAGTCAGAAAATGTCTGGTTCCAGTTCCAGTCATAGAGTGAACAGTAAACAAGTATCTGGTTCCAGTCATAGAGACAATAGTAAACCTTACTTCAGGAAGGATGGCAGAAGATGA